GAAACTACCCAGATACTCGTATGCAGACAAtagatcaaaatataattaaatccgatattcaaaatgtatatTCGATGCTTGAAAACAATTCCAAAGGTAAGTCGCCCATTTTCGGTGGACTAGCGATAGAAAATAATACTGATAGAAGAAGCTTAAACAATTCAGATGACGACGTAATCCACTTTATTGAAGATGATTCAAAAGATAATTCGGAAAGCAAAGTTATACATAACGcagaacataattatacaagTGAATTTGaatcaaataattttgaatcTGACTTTGAAAATGATTCGTTAATGGAAAACGAATATTGTTATGATAAAACTAGGAGAAGGGATGAGAATAGTGAAACAAGTGAGATACCCAATTGCATCGATAGTGATGTTGAGGAGCTTTACAACAGGTTGTCAGAAAGTCCTCGGTTATTATCACCAATTTTATCTGCAGAGCCAGCTGTTCGAAACTTTGCTATATTGACTCCCCTCACAGAAGAAACTGCACAGAAAAAAGAAAGTATCGTCGATTTAACTCCAAGTGCTCGGACTTTAATGAAAGCATGTGAATTAAACAGTAATAATGATATGTTTGTCAATAATTGTGGAGTAAAAGTAAATGTATTATcagataataatattagttcagaggaacaaagaaattttaagtTGCCTCCCATTTACAACAACCAATCGTACCCGAACAGTCctcatttaaacttttttattcccTTAAACAATCAAAGACCCTTCGGAAATACATGCATTCTGCCATCTTTATATGATAGACACAGTGATAAATATCTTGATAGATGGGAGATAAGTAACAAAGAGTTGGCGTCAGGTGAAAGTCCGCGTATTACTGGCAAAAACGGTAAGGAATATGTATttggtaataattttataattaaaacgttaTATCAAACGTGTGTTAAAATTAGCTTAGCGATATGTAGATATAGAGATCACTGAGatcttttagaaaaaaaaaatttcgttttaGATTCTCTGAAGATCAAAACAAATCCTCTTCAATTGCCATCAATCCAATCAGAAAGTATTACTAACGACGGTAACAGTAGTATAAACTACCCTAAAAATGTTTCAACGTCCTTGAAGCGTTCATTACTAAGTGATTCATGTGATACAATAAGTATTCAAGACAAAATAAAAGAGTTAAAGATTAGTACAAGAAAAACAAGGTTGGTATGAATAATACGAATGGGCACATggccaaatataaaaaagtgtgtatgtacttatatacgcacgtaagaagttacagttcattggctagctaacttcacgttgctaatttCTTTTTCGTTGACTAGCCAACTTTAGGTCAGCAATACGCGGCCCGGCTggttttaacaatttaaataccATTTTCATTATTTCTATGGGATATGACCAATTATACGTAGGTATCAAGTAGAATCGAGGGTATTTATCACAAGTGCGGCCCGTCTTTAGTTTGTTTTGCCACCCTGTCAATGGTTGCCAACTGCTGCtttagggtgtcggttttttacgtgacggtgtgcgcgctcTTCGTAAGAATTTACGCTTACaatttttccctaacacgccaaaagaaatataaccaAATGTTTTATCAatagtaaacatttaaaatacacacacacacacacacaaacacattcTTTAGAACTGAAGTAGGTATTACTTGCAAAAAACGGTCAACGAATATGTCTAATAGCATTATATAGGAAGTTGTGGCTTAATTAGCAGAAACTAGCACTTAAAAATGAAGAAAGGATACAAATACAATACGATTGCAAAAAGCTTTTAGGTTATGTAGTAATTACAATAAAGAAATTGACATCATGAATAGTTTAATGTTGTTCGTTAAAATCTTCAAACTTATCCAAAAAAGCTAATCTCGGTTTTGTCCATTTTCATTAGttgttgatatttaaatttaattaaaaatacaaagcaTTATCATTACCAATAGTTAATAAATAGGGCCAAATTATCAAGCAGAAGTGGATCCCCTACTAGTGTATCGTCACCTGATGAATCCAGAATATGTAACGCAGCTGAAAAGGGATGTGAAGTTCTTTGTGTTGAACTGCTACGTAGACTGCAATCACCTTCTTGGTAAAgtttattcttaaattatttgtgaataaaactcgAAAAGTATCATACAGGTAACTTTTaaccatttatttttgtaatccttactattattgaattatttaatacatttctaGGGTCGAAATAACAGAAACCTTGGAGGATTTGCCAAAAGCTCTCGAGAAATTCTGGTCGATTATTACTGAAACTCGCATAGCGGATTTGTTAAGACAAGTAAAACAGTGTTCATATAATCTCTGTAATGTTAGTTACTTCATATCTAGGTAAATACATTACAGTATTGTCCAGGTGACTGGTCATATTGAATCGCCAAGGACACAAGTAGCACGCGCAGCATGCAAGACTCTAgccgaaatattaaaaaatactaactaCACCAAAAAACCTGTAAGTGATTGAATTATGACTTTATTACGATAGATACGGACAGATTTTACTAATATCGAGtcaatttcaattaaaagtcATCATAGgctgttaataaaaattaaattaaaaaaaaccgacacaataacctgagttgcctttaaaaagtaaaaaataattaaagaaactcaatcttaaaaTACCTAAGTAACCTAGTAATACATCGCGTTGGGGGACCACTCctagttatttattatctactatttattttttcattagtatcaCATGCCTACCTAACTAAGTCTTTTACCCGAGCCTTATT
The nucleotide sequence above comes from Melitaea cinxia chromosome 11, ilMelCinx1.1, whole genome shotgun sequence. Encoded proteins:
- the LOC123657987 gene encoding uncharacterized protein LOC123657987 — encoded protein: MGISCCDNVLQRCCSVRIMDDEVEDIVGEVKYTDSQKSVTTSVVYSQDFTDSSSDKNNSSGKETYVLEYDSDDSDKTFQVHKSESIINLFAKGSTINLKRDSKENNQIRSIDRSVCTSLPLRNIIAQEIFTQTSKTIIELAQNEINIPLAKQTLETQTSFVSIIENKSIEYKIQVLRTNRNDTPAIRNYPDTRMQTIDQNIIKSDIQNVYSMLENNSKGKSPIFGGLAIENNTDRRSLNNSDDDVIHFIEDDSKDNSESKVIHNAEHNYTSEFESNNFESDFENDSLMENEYCYDKTRRRDENSETSEIPNCIDSDVEELYNRLSESPRLLSPILSAEPAVRNFAILTPLTEETAQKKESIVDLTPSARTLMKACELNSNNDMFVNNCGVKVNVLSDNNISSEEQRNFKLPPIYNNQSYPNSPHLNFFIPLNNQRPFGNTCILPSLYDRHSDKYLDRWEISNKELASGESPRITGKNDSLKIKTNPLQLPSIQSESITNDGNSSINYPKNVSTSLKRSLLSDSCDTISIQDKIKELKISTRKTRAKLSSRSGSPTSVSSPDESRICNAAEKGCEVLCVELLRRLQSPSWVEITETLEDLPKALEKFWSIITETRIADLLRQVTGHIESPRTQVARAACKTLAEILKNTNYTKKPDFCECMCTLLAKTGSYNRPVRREANVALDDIVCSVDVTNCVTAICVYGVSHKSVLVRCASARLLVVCCALAEGGRQILRTRPPSAATARRHALRSLAELLQDKNNDTRKYAERLYAIMRPLPNFEAYFLTDVDVEIASKHMKKYDQLLNNSKAR